The following coding sequences lie in one Aquabacterium olei genomic window:
- a CDS encoding YajQ family cyclic di-GMP-binding protein, with product MPSFDTKLDPNLEAVDNAVNTSQKEIGTRFDFKGTSAAVEFKKKEKEIVVYGDSDFQIDQVRDVLYNKLTKQKVDIRFMDVGKVEKIGGDKVKQIVKVKAGIESELAKKIVKVLKDSKMKVNASIQGEEVRVQGNKLDDLQAAQGLIRKELDYPFSFGNYRD from the coding sequence ATGCCCAGTTTTGACACCAAGCTCGATCCCAACCTGGAAGCCGTTGACAACGCCGTCAACACCAGCCAGAAGGAGATCGGCACCCGCTTCGATTTCAAGGGCACCAGCGCCGCCGTCGAATTCAAGAAGAAGGAAAAGGAAATCGTCGTCTACGGTGACAGCGACTTCCAGATCGACCAGGTCCGCGACGTGCTCTACAACAAGTTGACCAAGCAGAAGGTCGACATCCGCTTCATGGACGTGGGCAAGGTCGAAAAGATCGGTGGCGACAAGGTCAAGCAGATCGTGAAGGTCAAGGCCGGCATCGAATCCGAACTGGCCAAGAAGATCGTCAAGGTCCTCAAGGACAGCAAGATGAAGGTCAACGCCAGCATCCAGGGCGAGGAGGTGCGCGTGCAAGGCAACAAGCTCGACGACCTGCAGGCGGCCCAGGGCCTGATCCGCAAGGAGCTGGATTACCCGTTCTCGTTCGGCAACTACCGGGACTGA
- the murB gene encoding UDP-N-acetylmuramate dehydrogenase translates to MPTSSAAATFAETPPPLDLERGASLRAFNTFGLPCVATTLVRVHSEGDLKRVVNDPELGRAPKFVLGGGSNLVLTRDVDRCVLKVEIRGRKVLETREDAVIVEVGAGESWHDTVQWCLDHDLPGLENMALIPGTVGAAPVQNIGAYGVELKDRFDSLDAVDLITGRTVTLTAEQCHFGYRDSVFKQHLANKSVITRVRLRLPRPWVPVLGYLELERKIAETGNTHPTARQIFDWICEVRRAKLPDPAVIGNAGSFFKNPVVTAEQCRDIIGRDPEIVHYPLDDGSFKLAAGWMIDACGWKGKSIGRAGVYERQALVLVNRGGASGAEVVTLARAIQESVYGRFGIRLEPEPVVL, encoded by the coding sequence ATGCCCACGTCCTCCGCCGCAGCCACTTTCGCCGAAACCCCACCGCCGCTCGATCTGGAGCGCGGTGCCAGCCTGCGCGCGTTCAACACGTTTGGGCTGCCCTGCGTGGCCACCACGCTGGTGCGCGTGCACAGCGAGGGCGACCTCAAGCGCGTCGTCAACGACCCGGAGCTGGGCCGCGCGCCCAAGTTCGTGCTGGGTGGCGGCAGCAACCTCGTGCTCACACGGGACGTCGATCGGTGCGTGCTGAAGGTCGAAATCCGCGGCCGCAAGGTGCTGGAGACCCGCGAGGACGCAGTGATCGTCGAAGTGGGCGCCGGCGAATCCTGGCACGACACCGTGCAATGGTGCCTGGACCACGACCTGCCCGGCCTGGAAAACATGGCGCTGATCCCCGGCACGGTGGGCGCCGCGCCGGTGCAGAACATCGGCGCCTACGGGGTGGAGCTGAAAGACCGCTTCGACTCGCTCGATGCGGTGGACCTCATCACGGGCCGCACCGTCACGCTGACGGCCGAGCAATGCCACTTCGGTTACCGCGACTCGGTGTTCAAGCAGCACCTGGCCAACAAGAGCGTGATCACGCGCGTGCGCCTGCGCCTGCCGCGCCCCTGGGTGCCGGTGCTGGGCTACCTCGAGCTCGAACGCAAGATCGCCGAAACCGGCAACACGCACCCCACCGCCCGCCAGATCTTCGACTGGATCTGCGAGGTGCGTCGAGCCAAGCTCCCCGACCCGGCCGTGATCGGCAACGCCGGCAGCTTCTTCAAGAACCCCGTGGTGACGGCCGAGCAGTGCCGCGACATCATCGGCCGAGACCCCGAGATCGTCCATTACCCGCTGGACGACGGCAGCTTCAAGCTGGCGGCCGGCTGGATGATCGACGCCTGTGGCTGGAAGGGCAAGTCCATCGGCCGCGCGGGCGTCTACGAGCGCCAGGCGCTGGTGCTCGTCAACCGCGGCGGGGCCAGCGGGGCCGAGGTGGTGACGCTCGCACGCGCCATCCAGGAAAGCGTCTACGGGCGATTCGGCATCCGGCTGGAGCCGGAGCCCGTCGTGCTCTGA
- a CDS encoding pyrimidine/purine nucleoside phosphorylase, producing the protein MTTTTLAGSVATQANVYFDGKCVSHTVTLTDGTRKSVGVILPATLTFNTGAPEIMETVAGKATIKLAGSDEWKTYAAGESFNVPGNSSFEIKVEGEPYHYICHFG; encoded by the coding sequence ATGACCACCACGACCCTCGCTGGCAGCGTTGCCACGCAAGCCAATGTGTACTTCGACGGCAAGTGCGTCTCGCACACCGTGACCCTGACCGACGGCACCCGCAAGTCGGTTGGCGTCATCCTGCCCGCCACGCTGACCTTCAACACGGGCGCGCCGGAGATCATGGAAACCGTCGCCGGCAAGGCCACCATCAAGCTGGCCGGCTCTGACGAGTGGAAGACGTACGCCGCTGGCGAGAGCTTCAATGTGCCGGGCAACTCGTCGTTCGAGATCAAGGTGGAAGGCGAGCCCTACCACTACATCTGCCACTTCGGCTGA
- a CDS encoding argininosuccinate synthase encodes MSKTTVKATKAAPRAAQAPKAAKPQAASAPAAAPAAVAGQGKQGVKKVVLAYSGGLDTSIILKWLQDEYNCEVVTFTADIGQGEEIEPARAKALKMGIKPENIHIEDLREEFVRDFVFPMFRANALYEGEYLLGTSIARPLIAKRLVEIAKKSKADAISHGATGKGNDQVRFELGAYALLPGVKVIAPWREWDLLSREKLLAYADKHGIPVDFKKRKGGAPYSMDANLLHISYEGGVLEDPNFEPEANMWRLTVSPEKAPNKAEVIELTYAKGDVVAINGVKMTPAQVLTKLNELGGKHGIGRLDKVENRYVGMKSRGCYETPGGTILLTGHRAIESITLDREVLALKDDLMPRYARLVYNGYWFSPERELLQGLIDKSQETVNGTVKLKLYKGTIMCTGRESATDSLFDPQISTFDDDGGAYNQADAAGFIKLNALRLRIGANVKAKRDAAAKPARKTAAKPAAKKAAAKKAAAKKPA; translated from the coding sequence ATGTCCAAGACGACCGTGAAAGCCACCAAGGCCGCCCCCCGGGCAGCCCAGGCCCCCAAGGCAGCCAAGCCTCAGGCTGCGTCCGCCCCCGCTGCTGCTCCTGCCGCCGTTGCCGGCCAGGGCAAGCAGGGCGTCAAGAAGGTCGTGCTGGCCTACTCCGGCGGTCTGGACACCTCGATCATCCTGAAGTGGCTGCAGGACGAGTACAACTGTGAAGTGGTGACGTTCACGGCCGACATCGGCCAGGGCGAAGAAATCGAGCCCGCACGCGCCAAGGCCCTGAAGATGGGCATCAAGCCCGAGAACATCCACATCGAAGACCTGCGCGAAGAGTTCGTGCGCGATTTCGTGTTCCCGATGTTCCGCGCCAACGCGCTGTACGAAGGCGAATACCTGCTGGGCACCTCCATCGCCCGTCCGCTGATCGCCAAGCGCCTGGTCGAGATCGCCAAGAAGTCCAAGGCCGACGCCATCTCGCACGGCGCCACCGGCAAGGGCAACGACCAGGTCCGCTTCGAGCTGGGCGCCTACGCGCTGCTGCCCGGCGTGAAGGTGATCGCCCCCTGGCGTGAGTGGGACCTGCTGAGCCGCGAGAAGCTGCTGGCCTACGCCGACAAGCACGGCATCCCCGTCGACTTCAAGAAGCGCAAGGGCGGTGCCCCGTACTCGATGGACGCCAACCTGCTGCACATCAGCTACGAAGGCGGCGTGCTGGAAGACCCGAACTTCGAGCCCGAAGCCAACATGTGGCGCCTGACCGTGTCGCCCGAGAAGGCCCCCAACAAGGCCGAAGTGATCGAGCTGACCTATGCCAAGGGTGACGTGGTCGCCATCAACGGCGTGAAGATGACGCCCGCGCAGGTGCTGACCAAGCTGAACGAGCTGGGCGGCAAGCACGGCATCGGCCGCCTGGACAAGGTCGAGAACCGCTATGTGGGCATGAAGAGCCGCGGCTGCTATGAAACCCCGGGCGGCACCATCCTGCTGACCGGCCACCGCGCCATCGAATCGATCACGCTGGATCGCGAAGTGCTGGCGCTGAAGGACGACCTGATGCCGCGCTATGCCCGTCTGGTCTACAACGGCTACTGGTTCAGCCCCGAACGCGAACTGCTGCAGGGCCTGATCGACAAGAGCCAGGAAACCGTCAACGGCACCGTCAAGCTCAAGCTGTACAAGGGCACCATCATGTGCACGGGCCGTGAGTCGGCCACCGACAGCCTGTTCGACCCGCAGATCTCGACCTTCGACGACGACGGCGGCGCCTACAACCAGGCCGACGCGGCCGGCTTCATCAAGCTGAACGCGCTGCGCCTGCGCATTGGCGCCAACGTGAAGGCCAAGCGCGATGCCGCTGCCAAGCCGGCGCGCAAGACCGCGGCCAAGCCTGCAGCCAAGAAGGCCGCCGCCAAGAAGGCCGCTGCAAAGAAGCCCGCCTGA
- a CDS encoding glycine zipper 2TM domain-containing protein produces the protein MTSRMHTPRSFLALACMAVAAGAACAGPAVGTVVGVPSTTSTMVQARVVAATPVVAQVTTPRQICRDEQQAVAAQGTGAGALMGAIAGGAMGNAVGKGSGNALATGIGIIGGAILGDKVETNGKSGLQTVRRCEQQNAYEQRVIAYNVVYEYNGQQFSTQMTQEPGPTIPIQVTLAPAGAMPPGVMTAPVETEMVIEPPPPVVRYAPPVRYAPPTVVYPGTWWWGPPGPYGGHRHRW, from the coding sequence ATGACAAGCCGCATGCACACCCCGCGCTCGTTTCTGGCCCTGGCATGCATGGCCGTGGCGGCCGGTGCGGCCTGCGCCGGGCCGGCCGTCGGCACGGTGGTTGGCGTGCCCTCCACCACCAGCACCATGGTGCAGGCGCGCGTCGTTGCGGCGACGCCCGTCGTGGCCCAGGTGACCACACCACGCCAGATCTGCCGCGACGAACAGCAGGCGGTGGCCGCGCAAGGCACGGGCGCAGGCGCCCTCATGGGCGCGATTGCGGGCGGCGCCATGGGCAACGCAGTCGGCAAGGGATCGGGCAATGCACTGGCCACCGGCATCGGCATCATCGGTGGCGCCATCCTGGGCGACAAGGTCGAGACCAATGGCAAGTCCGGCCTGCAGACGGTGCGCCGCTGCGAGCAGCAGAACGCGTACGAGCAGCGCGTCATCGCCTACAACGTCGTCTATGAGTACAACGGCCAGCAGTTCAGCACACAGATGACTCAGGAGCCCGGCCCGACCATCCCGATTCAGGTCACGCTGGCCCCGGCCGGGGCGATGCCGCCGGGCGTGATGACCGCCCCGGTCGAGACCGAGATGGTGATCGAACCGCCTCCGCCGGTCGTGCGCTACGCCCCACCCGTGCGTTATGCACCGCCGACGGTGGTGTATCCCGGCACGTGGTGGTGGGGCCCCCCCGGTCCGTATGGCGGCCACCGCCACCGGTGGTGA
- a CDS encoding PA0069 family radical SAM protein, which produces MPKPVPPSDAFPDARRAAAPVKGRGTATRLAHRFEARTRERDQTGWEPMQWQPALRSDDQKTDDPFEAPPAVQPTTCQAETARTILSRNDSPDIPFTWAINPYRGCEHGCIYCYARPTHSYLNLSPGLDFETRLIAKVNAAQALQRELARPGYQPSPIQIGSATDAYQPVEREWRLTRQVLEVLDACRHPYTIVTKSSGVERDIDLLARAADRKQVYVMVSITSLDAGLSLRLEPRAAAPWRRLETVRRLAAAGVPVGVNVAPIIPFLNEPEIERIIEAAAQAGAASIHYTVVRLPWEVNPLFQGWLADHVPDKAERIMARIRELHGGRDYEADFARRMKGAGIWADLIRQRVRKAAARHGVDGRPPVLDVQPFRAPPGRNAAAGQARLFD; this is translated from the coding sequence ATGCCCAAGCCCGTTCCCCCGTCTGACGCGTTCCCGGATGCCCGGCGGGCGGCCGCGCCCGTCAAGGGCCGCGGCACGGCCACGCGGCTGGCGCATCGCTTCGAGGCCCGTACGCGCGAGCGCGATCAGACCGGCTGGGAGCCCATGCAGTGGCAGCCAGCTCTGCGCTCGGATGATCAAAAGACCGATGATCCGTTCGAGGCCCCGCCGGCGGTGCAGCCCACCACATGCCAGGCCGAGACGGCCCGCACCATCCTGTCTCGCAACGATTCCCCCGACATCCCCTTCACCTGGGCCATCAACCCCTACCGCGGCTGCGAGCACGGCTGTATCTACTGCTACGCGCGGCCCACGCACAGCTACCTGAACCTCTCACCGGGGCTGGATTTCGAGACGCGGCTGATCGCCAAGGTCAACGCGGCCCAGGCGTTGCAGCGCGAACTGGCCCGGCCGGGCTATCAGCCGAGTCCCATCCAGATCGGCTCGGCCACCGACGCCTACCAACCCGTGGAGCGCGAATGGCGCCTGACCCGGCAGGTGCTGGAGGTGCTCGATGCCTGTCGGCATCCCTACACCATCGTCACCAAGTCCAGCGGTGTGGAGCGCGACATCGACCTGCTGGCGCGGGCTGCCGACCGCAAGCAGGTCTACGTGATGGTGAGCATCACGAGCTTGGATGCGGGCCTGTCGCTCAGGCTGGAGCCTCGCGCCGCAGCGCCGTGGCGGCGACTGGAGACCGTGCGGCGGCTTGCGGCAGCGGGCGTGCCGGTGGGGGTCAACGTCGCGCCCATCATTCCCTTCCTTAACGAGCCGGAGATCGAGCGCATCATCGAAGCGGCTGCGCAGGCCGGGGCCGCCAGCATTCACTACACCGTGGTGCGCCTGCCCTGGGAGGTGAACCCGCTGTTTCAGGGCTGGCTGGCCGACCATGTGCCCGACAAGGCCGAGCGCATCATGGCCCGCATCCGTGAACTGCACGGCGGGCGGGACTACGAAGCCGACTTTGCCCGGCGCATGAAGGGCGCCGGCATCTGGGCCGACCTGATCCGCCAGCGCGTGCGCAAGGCAGCCGCGCGCCATGGCGTCGATGGGCGCCCGCCCGTGCTGGATGTGCAACCCTTCCGGGCGCCGCCGGGCCGGAATGCCGCCGCGGGACAGGCCCGCCTGTTCGATTGA
- a CDS encoding response regulator — translation MSEPHLPTAEQDGQAPALIYIVDDDLSIARLLTHVLTEFGFLAEAFGTGAAVLRRLQTTRPDLCIVDLGLPDMDGIELVRQIALQSHAGVLILTGRGHTVDRVMGLELGGDDYVTKPFEPRELVARVRSILRRRAPHTGTAVGSARRLASFAGWTLDCAANILRAEDGTEHVLGVAEVQVLRTFLERPHQILSREQLVGHRGLSPMDRSIDVRISRLRRKIEIDPMDPRIIKTVYGAGYVFSASVSWS, via the coding sequence ATGAGCGAGCCACACCTTCCCACAGCGGAGCAGGACGGCCAGGCACCGGCGCTGATCTACATCGTCGACGACGACCTGTCGATCGCCCGCCTGCTGACGCATGTGCTGACCGAGTTCGGCTTTCTGGCCGAAGCCTTCGGAACCGGGGCGGCGGTGTTGCGCCGCCTGCAGACCACGCGACCCGACCTGTGCATCGTCGACCTCGGCCTGCCTGACATGGACGGGATCGAACTGGTGCGCCAGATCGCCCTGCAGTCGCATGCCGGGGTGCTGATCCTGACCGGCCGCGGCCACACGGTGGACCGCGTGATGGGGCTGGAACTGGGCGGCGATGACTACGTGACCAAGCCGTTCGAGCCGCGTGAACTGGTGGCGCGGGTGCGCAGCATCCTGCGTCGGCGGGCGCCCCATACGGGGACGGCCGTGGGCTCGGCGCGCCGGCTGGCCTCGTTTGCCGGCTGGACGCTGGACTGCGCCGCCAACATCCTGCGCGCGGAAGACGGCACCGAGCATGTGCTGGGCGTGGCCGAGGTGCAGGTGCTGCGGACGTTTCTCGAACGCCCCCACCAGATCCTCAGCCGCGAGCAACTGGTCGGCCACCGTGGCCTCTCGCCCATGGACCGCAGCATCGACGTGCGCATCTCGCGGCTGCGCCGCAAGATCGAGATCGACCCGATGGACCCGCGCATCATCAAGACGGTGTATGGCGCGGGGTATGTGTTCTCGGCGAGCGTCAGCTGGTCCTGA